The DNA window TGCTTGATATTTGCGAGAAATACGATGTAACTTTAAGTCTGGGCGACGCCTGCCGTCCCGGCTCGATTAATGACTCTACTGATGCCGCCCAAATCGAAGAACTGATTACCCTTGGCGAGCTGACCAAAAGAGCTTGGGCCCGAAATGTCCAAGTTATGATCGAGGGTCCCGGCCACATGGCATTAAATGAAATAGCCGCAAACATGCTCTTAGAGAAAAAACTCTGCCACGGCGCACCATTTTATGTTTTAGGGCCAATTGTTACCGATGTCGCGCCAGGCTACGATCATATAACCAGTGCAATCGGCGGGGCGATAGCCGCAGCAAGCGGAGCTGACTTCCTTTGCTATGTAACACCGGCTGAACACCTCCGGCTGCCGGACTTGGATGATATGAAGGAAGGTATAATCGCAGCGCGAATCGCCGCCCATGCCGCCGATATTGCCAAAGGCATCCCGGGAGCACGGGAATGGGATAATCAAATGAGCCAAGCCCGGGCTGACGTCAATTTCCCGCGGATGATCGAATTAGCAATCGACCCAGAGAAGGCCAGAAGATATCGGGAATCCTCCCGTCCGGAATGCGATGACACCTGTACCATGTGTGGTAAAATGTGCCCGATGAAAAATATGAAGAAAATCTTAAACGGTGAGGATTTAAGTATAATCTAAATTCAAGCCTTGCACCTCTCCCGACTACTCAACATATTATGAAAATACGTTAAGTGGAAGGGAGATGGTAAAATTTAATCCGGCGAAGCTTACGATAACCTATAAAGGAGTCACTGACGACGGGCCAATTTGCCCCAGACATTACACTCTGACCCGCTCTGAGACTCAAGATGATTTATTTCTGACGATAGATTCAAACCCACTGCTGGCGGAAGTTTCAGCTGCGTGGGATGACAGCGGGGGAACCTACTCACTTATTGTTCGCGCCCGCGTAGACAGTATCCATGACCGAAAGACAGAAGTGCAGCAGCGTTATGATGATTTAAACCGACAGCTTCCCTTGGTACTCGAGGCAATTCGTTATGGCGACAGCAAGTTTTTTAATAACCATGCTGAATTAGATTACGCACCCATCTTTGTCCACTTTATTTCTGTCTACCCCGAGTTTGGAGCAGTGAAGTATTTCGGCCAGCCGCTAGACTATTTATTTATACATTAAATTCAAAAGAGCCATTACCGTTAAATAGGTAATGGCTCTTTATTGTACTTCATTAGACAGATTCAGGCTCTTCTGCCGGGCTCGATCCAGTGGTGACTAGCGATATAATATAACCAAGCACAGCGCCAACGATGGCCGGAACAACCCAACCCATGCTAGCATCAAAGAACGGCAGATACTTGCTTAGCAGCGAGTTAACGGCGCTTATTGAAATACCCGCCGCGTTCAGACCGTCAACAACGCTCAAGATAACGGTAAAGAACATACTGCCGCGATATACCGCCGAACGTCCGCCAAACAAAGGCTCAAGGAAGGACAGCAAGATCAGGACAATTACCATCGGATAGATGGTTACTAAGACTGGTACCGAGAAAGAAATTAGCTGGGTTAAGCCAACATTTGAAACTACAAAACTGAAGAAGGAGAAAATAAAGACTAGCTTCTTATATGACAAACGCGGAAAGTACTGACTGAAGAAGGCTGCACAAGAAGAAACTAAACCGATACTGGTAGTAAGGCAGGCAAATACAATCGACAGGCCTAACACCACATTGCCAAGCGAACCGTAATAAACATTGGCTACTTTAGATAATATCACGCCGCCGTTAGAAGCTTGACCGATTGCCGCTACGCCGGTAGCGCCAAGATACGCCAGCGAAACATATATTAAAGCCAGACAGCTGACTGCAATCAGACCAGCGACAGTGCAAACTTTAGTAATCCGCTTAGGGTCGGTTACACCCTTGTCCTTTATTGAGTTAATAACGATAATGCCAAAAACCATTGAGGCCAGAGTATCCATTGTAAGATATCCCTCACGGAAGCCCTTTAACAGCGCACTGTTAGCATATTCACCAGTCGGCGCCTGCAGCATGCCGAGCGGGTTAGTGAAGGCTTTTATTACCAACAGAAACAGTACTATCAGCAGAGCCGGAGTAAGAATCTTACCAACCCTGTCAACGATTTTGCTTGGATTGAGCGCTAACCAGCAAGTTGCCACAAAAAAGAGTGCTGTGTAGATAAACAAACCCAGACCGCCAGTAGCGACATCACCGCTAAGAAACGGTCTGATACCTACCTCGTAAGAAACTGCACCTGTACGGGGAATCGCAAACAACGGGCCGATTGTCAGGTAAGTGCTGATGGTCAGAATGGCTGCAAATAACGGATGCACCTTTTTCGCCAATACCTGAGAATCATTGCTGCCCGAAAAACCGATTGCCAATACACCCAGTAACGGCAAGCCGACTCCGGTCAGCAAAAAGCCGGTTATTGCCGGCCATAAATTTGTACCAGCATCTTGACCTAATGCCGGCGGAAATATCAAGTTGCCGGCTCCAAAGAACAATGAGAACAACATTAAGCCTATTGCTAAAGTATCTCTAAAAGATATTTGCTTTGAGCTCATTAGATAACCCTCCTAGTAGTGCAAAATTTACATATTTACATTCATATAAATATCTTGTCCTTTTATTTTAGATGGTTGTCCACCAAAATGCAATAGGCATTTACAGCTTTACACAAGGTTATTTATTCCGGATTATTCATACCGCAAGGCGTCAATCGGGTTTAAAAGCGCAGCTTTCCGCGCCGGATAGAGCCCGAAGAATAGGCCGATACCGACTGAAAATCCAAACGCTACAATAATTGGCATCGCAGTAATCACCGTATTTAGGCCGGCGAAGGATGAAATTGCGAATGAAATGCCCACGCCTAGAGCAATGCCCATAACGCCGCCGATGACCCCAATTACAACAGCCTCGATGAGAAATTGCAGTAAAATATCAGCATAGCGCGCCCCTAATGCTTTACGGATACCAATCTCACGCGTTCGCTCGGTTACAGACACAAGCATAATATTCATTATGCCAATACCGCCAACAAGCAACGAAATGCCTGCGATAGCGCCTAGCAGCATGGTAATACTGGCTGTTGCTTCCTGCGCAGTCTCCATTACGCTGGCAAGATTTCTAACGGTAAAATCATCCTCCTTGTCAGCAGTAATGCGATGCCGGGAACGCAGCAAGTTGGTTATATCATTTTGGACTTGATTGATGACCTCGGAATCTGCAGCTTGTATGCTGATTGTTTGCACATGGGTAATACCCATCATTCGCTCTTGAGCCGTGGTGAGCGGAACTATTATAATATCATCCTGATCCTGCCCTCCGGCCGATTGGCCCTTACTCTCGAGCACACCAATAATCGTAAAGGGGGCATTATTAATTCGCACACTTCTCCCTATCGGATTCTCATCAGTAAATAAATTGGCGGCAACGGTTGCGCCAATTACGGCTACTCTGTTTCTGCTGTCCACATCTTCATTACTGATAAAACCGCCGCTTTGAACGCTTAGATTGCGGACCTCCATATATTCAGGCGTCGTACCTTGAACACTTGAGGTCCAGTTCATATTCCCGGCCACAATTTGATACTGTTTACCAACACTGGGCGCTACAGCACTGACGCCGGAAACTTCCCGAGCAATGGCTTGCGCATCCTTGAGCGTCAAGGTAGTGTTGGTACCAGCTGCCTGTCGTACTCCAGACGAAGACGCTGCTCCCGGCGTTACGATAATCAAGTTGCTGCCCAGACTGGCAATTGAAGTCTGGACCTTGTCCCGAACCCCCATACCAATTGAAACCATAGCTATAACAGCGGCAACGCCGATAATGATCCCCAGCATGGTAAGAATTGACCGCAGTTTGTTGGAGACTAAGGCATTCAAGGCTATTTTTACACTTTCCCAGAACACTTAATCATCCCCTTCTGTATCCCGAACAATAAGTCCGTCCCGGACATGAATAACTCTTTTTGCATGGGCGGCAATATCAGGTTCGTGGGTAACCAGAATGATTGTCCGGCCATAGGAGTTTAGAGTACCGAATATCTCCATAACCTCATCACCCGACTTGGTATCAAGCGCACCGGTAGGTTCGTCAGCCATCAAAATAGTCGGCTCATTGACTAGTGCCCTGGCAATGGCTACTCTTTGGCGCTGACCGCCAGACAATTCATTAGGTAAATGTTCCATCCGTTTAGCCAGGCCAACAGCCGTTAATGCCTCGGCTGCCCGTATTTTCCGTTCCTTTGCATCAACCCCGGCATAAACAAGCGGCAGCGCTACATTGTCAAGGGCGCTAAGCCGCGGCAGTAAATTAAAATTCTGAAAAACAAAGCCAATCTGCTTATTGCGGGTAATAGCCAATTCGTCATCAGTAAGCGCCGA is part of the Veillonellaceae bacterium genome and encodes:
- the thiC gene encoding phosphomethylpyrimidine synthase ThiC, which produces MYTTQMDAAKKGIITNQMRVVAEKEKIEPETLRNLVAEGKVAIPANINHTNLSPEGIGQGLRTKINVNLGVSKDCNDVELEMKKAAKAIELKAEAIMDLSCFGKTEDFRRKLVAFSPAMIGTVPMYDAVGMLDKDLKDITVDEFFSVVEKHAQDGVDFMTIHCGMNRATAERVKRNKRLTNIVSRGGSLLFAWMELNNQENPFYEHFDRLLDICEKYDVTLSLGDACRPGSINDSTDAAQIEELITLGELTKRAWARNVQVMIEGPGHMALNEIAANMLLEKKLCHGAPFYVLGPIVTDVAPGYDHITSAIGGAIAAASGADFLCYVTPAEHLRLPDLDDMKEGIIAARIAAHAADIAKGIPGAREWDNQMSQARADVNFPRMIELAIDPEKARRYRESSRPECDDTCTMCGKMCPMKNMKKILNGEDLSII
- the brnQ gene encoding branched-chain amino acid transport system II carrier protein, translating into MSSKQISFRDTLAIGLMLFSLFFGAGNLIFPPALGQDAGTNLWPAITGFLLTGVGLPLLGVLAIGFSGSNDSQVLAKKVHPLFAAILTISTYLTIGPLFAIPRTGAVSYEVGIRPFLSGDVATGGLGLFIYTALFFVATCWLALNPSKIVDRVGKILTPALLIVLFLLVIKAFTNPLGMLQAPTGEYANSALLKGFREGYLTMDTLASMVFGIIVINSIKDKGVTDPKRITKVCTVAGLIAVSCLALIYVSLAYLGATGVAAIGQASNGGVILSKVANVYYGSLGNVVLGLSIVFACLTTSIGLVSSCAAFFSQYFPRLSYKKLVFIFSFFSFVVSNVGLTQLISFSVPVLVTIYPMVIVLILLSFLEPLFGGRSAVYRGSMFFTVILSVVDGLNAAGISISAVNSLLSKYLPFFDASMGWVVPAIVGAVLGYIISLVTTGSSPAEEPESV
- a CDS encoding FtsX-like permease family protein: MFWESVKIALNALVSNKLRSILTMLGIIIGVAAVIAMVSIGMGVRDKVQTSIASLGSNLIIVTPGAASSSGVRQAAGTNTTLTLKDAQAIAREVSGVSAVAPSVGKQYQIVAGNMNWTSSVQGTTPEYMEVRNLSVQSGGFISNEDVDSRNRVAVIGATVAANLFTDENPIGRSVRINNAPFTIIGVLESKGQSAGGQDQDDIIIVPLTTAQERMMGITHVQTISIQAADSEVINQVQNDITNLLRSRHRITADKEDDFTVRNLASVMETAQEATASITMLLGAIAGISLLVGGIGIMNIMLVSVTERTREIGIRKALGARYADILLQFLIEAVVIGVIGGVMGIALGVGISFAISSFAGLNTVITAMPIIVAFGFSVGIGLFFGLYPARKAALLNPIDALRYE
- a CDS encoding ABC transporter ATP-binding protein; translated protein: MTIALSDIKKIYQMGDTSVAALAGVSLDIRAGEFTAIMGPSGSGKSTLMNILGCLDRPTSGSYKLNGREVSALTDDELAITRNKQIGFVFQNFNLLPRLSALDNVALPLVYAGVDAKERKIRAAEALTAVGLAKRMEHLPNELSGGQRQRVAIARALVNEPTILMADEPTGALDTKSGDEVMEIFGTLNSYGRTIILVTHEPDIAAHAKRVIHVRDGLIVRDTEGDD